From a region of the Geothrix sp. 21YS21S-2 genome:
- a CDS encoding phosphoribosylformylglycinamidine synthase has protein sequence MPDIRRLFVEKKPEFAVEAEKLRHDLREQLGITGLEGVRLAARYDVEGLSAAHLEAARWTVFAEPPVDAVFDEELPVGPEETALAVEYLPGQYDQRADSAAQCLQLLSHGARPAVAGAHVFVFRGALAPGDMDRIRGFLINPVDSREASWHKPATLTPVLPEPAAVAVLDGFNEGGPSFLEELHARMGLAMTLADLEHTRTYFRGEGRNPTETELRLLDTYWSDHCRHTTFLTRVTDVAVEDGPMARPIRRAYGAYRDLRAEVFGEELADRPECLMDIALLPARALRRAGKLDDQELTSEINACSVVVDVDNTAAPGGHEPWLLMFKNETHNHPTEIEPFGGAATCLGGAIRDPLSGRSYVYQSMRVTGSGDPRVPMDATLPGKLPQRKITQEAAQGFASYGNQIGLCTGQVTEYYDPGFVAKRMEIGAVVGAVPQAQVRREEPAPGDVIILVGGRTGRDGIGGATGSSKSHTEDSIDTCGAEVQKGDPPMERKLQRLFRSPAFCRLVKKCNDFGAGGVGVAIGELAPGLVIDLDVIPRKYEGLNGTELAIAESQERMAVAVAAEDAPEVLRLASLENLEATLVARVTEEPRLRMTWRGRTIADLSREFLDTNGAAQFTSVRIESPAAATPFAAPPVAPEDLERRWLEGLADLNTCSQRGLGEKFDCTIGAGTVLAPFGGRLRRTPGEAMVAKFPVQDGETLSASAMSHGYFPALSRWSPFHGAVWAHVQAAARLAVVGADPRKLRFTLQEYFGKPAGDPVRWGRPFAALLGALHAEMALGAPAIGGKDSMSGTFKDLDVPPTLVAFAVDVVRADQVTSPEFKGPGHAVVLIDLLRTEEALPDWEVLDKTYAHAARLVREGRVLAARTVGMDGLAPALSIMAFGNGVGLELECREPSHWFAPRPGALVLELDGDLEELLDGLAWTRLGTTRAEPVIRTKGMVLPLDRAMAAWEAPLEPIFPTRLEGAAPALPPFQPRVLHAPRGPALGLARPRVVLTVFPGTNCEYDTAQVFERAGAVAETVVFRNLDARAVEESLDAMAEAIARAQILMIPGGFSAGDEPEGSGKFIAAAYRNPRVKDAVHELLGKRDGLVLGICNGFQALIKLGLVPFGEIRDLDPRSPTLTFNSLRYASRFARTRVVANGSPWLSRLQPGAVHTVAIAHGEGRIVGPADVLEDLLARGQVATQYVDDRGEPTLDLEFNPNGSSLAIEGLTSPDGRVFGKMAHPERYTPHVWYNVPGDKDMEIFRAGVDYFR, from the coding sequence ATGCCCGACATCCGCCGCCTGTTCGTGGAGAAGAAGCCCGAGTTCGCCGTGGAGGCGGAGAAGCTTCGCCACGACCTGCGCGAGCAGCTGGGCATCACGGGCCTGGAGGGCGTGCGCCTCGCGGCGCGCTACGACGTGGAGGGCCTCTCCGCGGCCCACCTCGAGGCGGCGCGCTGGACCGTCTTCGCCGAACCCCCGGTGGACGCGGTGTTCGACGAGGAACTGCCCGTGGGCCCGGAGGAGACGGCCCTGGCCGTGGAGTACCTGCCCGGGCAGTACGACCAGAGGGCCGACAGCGCCGCCCAGTGCCTCCAGCTCCTGTCCCACGGCGCGCGGCCCGCGGTGGCCGGGGCCCACGTCTTCGTCTTCCGGGGCGCGCTGGCGCCCGGGGACATGGACCGCATCCGGGGTTTCCTCATCAACCCCGTGGACAGCCGGGAGGCCTCCTGGCACAAGCCCGCGACGCTCACCCCGGTCCTGCCCGAGCCCGCCGCCGTGGCCGTGCTGGACGGCTTCAACGAGGGCGGCCCCTCCTTCCTCGAGGAACTGCATGCCCGCATGGGCCTGGCGATGACCCTGGCGGACCTGGAGCACACTCGCACCTACTTCCGGGGCGAGGGCCGCAACCCCACCGAGACCGAGCTGCGCCTGCTGGACACCTACTGGTCCGACCACTGCCGGCACACCACCTTCCTCACCCGGGTCACGGACGTGGCCGTGGAGGACGGCCCCATGGCCCGGCCCATCCGGCGCGCCTACGGGGCCTACCGCGACCTGCGGGCCGAGGTCTTCGGGGAGGAGCTGGCGGACCGCCCCGAGTGCCTCATGGACATCGCGCTGCTCCCCGCCCGGGCCCTGCGCAGGGCCGGCAAGCTCGACGACCAGGAGCTCACCAGCGAGATCAACGCGTGCTCGGTGGTGGTGGACGTGGACAACACGGCGGCTCCCGGCGGCCATGAGCCCTGGCTGCTCATGTTCAAGAACGAGACCCACAACCACCCCACCGAGATCGAGCCCTTCGGCGGAGCCGCCACATGCCTGGGCGGGGCCATCCGCGACCCGCTCAGCGGGCGCTCCTACGTGTACCAGTCCATGCGGGTGACGGGCTCGGGCGACCCCCGGGTCCCCATGGACGCCACCCTCCCCGGCAAGCTGCCCCAGCGCAAGATCACCCAGGAGGCCGCCCAGGGCTTCGCCTCCTACGGCAACCAGATCGGCCTGTGCACGGGCCAGGTGACGGAGTACTACGATCCGGGCTTCGTGGCCAAGCGCATGGAGATCGGCGCGGTGGTGGGCGCCGTGCCCCAGGCCCAGGTGCGCCGAGAGGAGCCCGCGCCCGGCGACGTGATCATCCTGGTGGGGGGCCGCACCGGCCGCGACGGCATCGGCGGCGCCACCGGCAGCTCCAAGAGCCACACCGAGGACTCCATCGACACCTGCGGCGCCGAGGTGCAGAAGGGGGATCCCCCCATGGAGCGCAAGCTCCAGCGCCTGTTCCGCTCCCCCGCCTTCTGCCGGCTGGTGAAGAAGTGCAACGACTTCGGCGCCGGCGGCGTGGGGGTGGCCATCGGGGAGCTGGCCCCGGGCCTGGTCATCGACCTGGACGTGATCCCGCGGAAGTACGAAGGCCTCAACGGCACCGAACTGGCCATCGCCGAGAGCCAGGAGCGCATGGCCGTGGCCGTGGCCGCGGAGGACGCCCCGGAGGTGCTCCGCCTGGCCTCCCTGGAGAACCTGGAGGCCACCCTGGTGGCCCGGGTCACGGAGGAGCCGCGCCTGCGCATGACCTGGCGCGGCCGCACCATCGCCGACCTCTCCCGCGAGTTCCTGGACACCAACGGCGCCGCCCAGTTCACCTCCGTGCGCATCGAGTCCCCCGCCGCGGCCACCCCCTTCGCCGCGCCCCCCGTGGCCCCGGAGGACCTGGAGCGCCGCTGGCTGGAGGGCCTCGCTGACCTGAACACCTGCAGCCAGCGCGGCCTGGGCGAGAAGTTCGACTGCACCATCGGCGCAGGCACCGTGCTGGCCCCCTTCGGAGGGCGCCTCCGGCGCACGCCGGGCGAGGCCATGGTGGCCAAGTTCCCCGTGCAGGACGGCGAGACCCTGTCGGCCAGCGCCATGAGCCACGGCTACTTCCCCGCCCTCAGCCGCTGGAGCCCCTTCCACGGCGCGGTGTGGGCCCACGTGCAGGCCGCGGCGCGCCTGGCGGTGGTGGGCGCGGACCCGCGCAAGCTGCGCTTCACGCTGCAGGAATACTTCGGCAAGCCCGCAGGCGACCCCGTGCGCTGGGGCCGGCCTTTCGCGGCCCTCCTGGGGGCCCTGCACGCCGAGATGGCCCTGGGCGCCCCCGCCATCGGCGGCAAGGACTCCATGAGCGGCACCTTCAAGGACCTGGACGTGCCCCCGACCCTGGTGGCCTTCGCCGTGGACGTGGTGCGGGCCGACCAGGTCACCAGCCCCGAGTTCAAGGGCCCCGGCCACGCCGTGGTGCTGATCGACCTCCTGCGCACCGAGGAGGCCCTCCCCGACTGGGAGGTGCTCGACAAGACCTACGCCCACGCCGCCCGGCTCGTGCGGGAGGGCAGGGTGCTGGCCGCACGCACCGTGGGCATGGACGGCCTCGCCCCCGCCCTGTCGATCATGGCCTTCGGCAACGGGGTGGGGCTCGAACTGGAGTGCCGCGAACCCTCCCACTGGTTCGCCCCCCGCCCCGGCGCCCTCGTGCTGGAGCTCGACGGCGACCTGGAGGAGCTGCTGGACGGCCTCGCCTGGACCCGCCTCGGCACGACCCGGGCCGAGCCCGTGATCCGCACGAAGGGCATGGTCCTGCCGCTGGACCGGGCCATGGCCGCCTGGGAGGCGCCGCTGGAGCCCATCTTCCCCACCCGCCTGGAGGGCGCAGCCCCGGCGCTGCCGCCCTTCCAGCCCCGCGTGCTCCATGCGCCCCGGGGGCCCGCCCTGGGCCTCGCCCGTCCCCGGGTGGTCCTCACCGTCTTCCCCGGCACCAACTGCGAGTACGACACCGCGCAGGTCTTCGAAAGGGCCGGGGCCGTGGCCGAGACCGTGGTCTTCCGCAACCTGGACGCCCGGGCCGTGGAGGAATCCCTGGACGCCATGGCCGAAGCCATCGCCCGGGCCCAGATCCTCATGATCCCCGGCGGCTTTTCCGCCGGCGACGAGCCCGAGGGCAGCGGCAAGTTCATCGCCGCCGCCTACCGCAACCCCCGGGTGAAGGACGCCGTGCACGAACTGCTCGGGAAGCGCGACGGTCTCGTGCTGGGCATCTGCAACGGCTTCCAGGCCCTGATCAAGCTGGGCCTCGTGCCCTTCGGCGAGATCCGCGACCTCGACCCCCGCAGCCCCACCCTCACCTTCAACAGCCTGCGGTACGCCAGCCGCTTCGCCCGCACCCGCGTGGTGGCCAACGGCAGCCCCTGGCTCTCCCGGCTCCAGCCCGGCGCCGTCCACACCGTGGCCATCGCCCACGGCGAGGGCCGCATCGTGGGCCCCGCCGACGTGCTGGAGGACCTCCTGGCCCGAGGCCAGGTGGCCACCCAGTACGTGGACGACCGGGGCGAACCCACCCTGGACCTGGAGTTCAACCCCAACGGCAGCTCCCTGGCCATCGAGGGCCTCACGAGCCCCGACGGCCGGGTCTTCGGGAAGATGGCGCACCCCGAGCGCTACACACCCCACGTGTGGTACAACGTGCCGGGGGACAAGGACATGGAGATCTTCAGGGCGGGCGTCGACTACTTCCGGTGA
- a CDS encoding chemotaxis protein CheD has product MDQVLEKVPSHYLYPCMVFAHRQEFEVSTVLGSCVAVCLWDATMQMGGINHYMLALWNGDGLPTPKYGNIAIDKLIRAMLDRGCTRERLVAKVFGGGNVIGNSQGAVTVGERNIAVARELLQEAGIPIVASDVGGDVGRKVIFNTRTGTVLMSRLKRIDGKPLDLPDGRPR; this is encoded by the coding sequence ATGGACCAGGTCCTGGAGAAGGTCCCCAGCCACTACCTCTACCCCTGCATGGTGTTCGCGCACCGGCAGGAGTTCGAGGTGTCGACGGTGCTGGGGTCCTGCGTGGCGGTGTGCCTCTGGGACGCGACGATGCAGATGGGGGGGATCAACCACTACATGCTGGCCCTGTGGAACGGGGACGGCCTGCCCACGCCCAAGTACGGCAACATCGCCATCGACAAGCTGATCCGGGCCATGCTCGACCGGGGCTGCACCCGGGAGCGGCTGGTGGCCAAGGTCTTCGGCGGGGGCAACGTCATCGGCAACAGCCAGGGCGCCGTCACCGTGGGCGAACGGAACATCGCCGTCGCCCGGGAGCTGCTCCAGGAGGCCGGCATCCCCATCGTGGCCTCGGACGTGGGCGGGGACGTGGGGCGAAAGGTCATCTTCAACACCCGCACAGGGACCGTCCTCATGTCCCGCCTCAAGCGCATCGACGGCAAGCCCCTGGACCTCCCCGACGGCAGGCCGCGCTAG
- a CDS encoding methyl-accepting chemotaxis protein, protein MNWFKQLRLATQLILSFILVALIAGGVGAIGISNLGKLAESDRFMFENATAPMKNLDAINGNFQLVRNSLSKTIAAPDKEKLAQVLAAYEKNWKLMQEAMTAYAKQASSADEKANLARLRELTVTYDREVAQPMIRFRNENKIADSVAVSYSPNVGKITSELNGVIEKMIRENVEEAEGIAAANAQTAHSASVQMTVAMGVGMLLAVGLGLLVTRLIKRQVGGEPAYAASIVRQVAEGNLALEVVTERGDTESMMASIKVMVEKLSDVVGQVQESSDMLVGASEQLSATAQSLSQGASEQAASVEETSASMEEMSASIAQNNENAKVTGDLATHTAQDTREGGQAVKDTVGAMKQIAQKIAIIDDIAYQTNLLALNAAIEAGRAGEHGKGFAVVAAEVRKLAERSQIAAEEISGLASGSVELAERAGKLLDTIVPSIQKTSDLVMEIAAASAEQNSGVGQINDAIGQISQSVAQNAAASEELASTSEEVNAQAQEMQSTVAFFRLAGARPQARAKAPGRPPVQGRKPRALAPALDEQEFSRF, encoded by the coding sequence ATGAACTGGTTCAAGCAACTCCGTCTCGCGACGCAACTCATCCTTTCCTTCATTCTGGTCGCCCTCATCGCCGGCGGCGTGGGAGCGATCGGCATCAGCAACCTGGGCAAGCTGGCCGAAAGCGACCGGTTCATGTTCGAGAACGCCACCGCGCCCATGAAGAACCTGGATGCCATCAACGGGAACTTCCAGCTGGTGCGCAACTCCCTGAGCAAGACCATCGCGGCCCCCGACAAGGAGAAGCTGGCGCAGGTCCTGGCCGCCTACGAGAAGAACTGGAAGCTCATGCAGGAGGCCATGACCGCCTACGCCAAGCAGGCCAGTTCGGCGGACGAGAAGGCCAACCTGGCCCGGCTCAGGGAACTGACCGTCACCTACGACCGGGAAGTGGCCCAGCCCATGATCCGGTTCCGGAACGAGAACAAGATCGCCGATTCGGTGGCGGTCTCCTACAGCCCGAACGTCGGCAAGATCACCAGCGAGCTCAACGGCGTCATCGAGAAGATGATCCGGGAGAACGTCGAGGAGGCCGAGGGCATCGCCGCCGCCAACGCCCAGACCGCCCACTCCGCCTCGGTCCAGATGACCGTGGCCATGGGCGTGGGCATGCTCCTGGCCGTGGGCCTGGGGCTCCTCGTGACGCGGCTGATCAAGCGCCAGGTCGGGGGCGAGCCCGCCTACGCCGCGTCCATCGTGCGCCAGGTGGCCGAGGGCAACCTGGCCCTGGAGGTCGTGACGGAACGGGGCGATACGGAGAGCATGATGGCCTCCATCAAGGTCATGGTGGAAAAGCTGTCGGACGTCGTCGGCCAGGTGCAGGAGTCCTCGGACATGCTGGTGGGCGCCTCGGAGCAGCTCAGCGCCACGGCCCAGTCCCTGAGCCAGGGCGCCAGCGAACAGGCGGCGAGCGTGGAGGAGACCAGCGCCTCCATGGAGGAGATGAGCGCCTCAATCGCCCAGAACAACGAGAACGCCAAGGTGACCGGGGACCTGGCGACCCACACGGCCCAGGACACCCGGGAGGGGGGCCAGGCGGTGAAGGATACCGTGGGCGCCATGAAGCAGATCGCCCAGAAGATCGCCATCATCGACGACATCGCCTACCAGACGAACCTCCTGGCCCTGAACGCGGCCATCGAGGCGGGCCGGGCCGGGGAGCACGGGAAGGGCTTCGCGGTGGTGGCGGCGGAGGTCCGGAAGCTGGCCGAAAGGAGCCAGATCGCGGCCGAGGAGATCAGCGGCCTCGCCTCGGGCAGCGTGGAGCTGGCGGAACGCGCCGGCAAGCTCCTGGACACCATCGTGCCCTCCATCCAGAAGACCTCGGACCTGGTCATGGAGATCGCCGCGGCCTCCGCGGAGCAGAACTCCGGCGTGGGCCAGATCAACGATGCCATCGGACAGATCAGCCAGTCCGTGGCCCAGAACGCCGCGGCCTCCGAGGAACTGGCCTCCACCTCCGAGGAGGTGAACGCCCAGGCGCAGGAGATGCAGAGCACCGTGGCCTTCTTCCGGCTGGCGGGGGCCCGCCCCCAGGCCCGGGCCAAGGCTCCGGGGCGGCCCCCCGTCCAGGGCCGGAAACCCCGGGCCCTGGCCCCGGCCTTGGACGAACAAGAATTCTCGCGGTTCTGA
- a CDS encoding protein-glutamate O-methyltransferase CheR, translated as MTLRPPPSGLPLAAGSPAISDQEFGRIRTLVKQLTGINLSDQKKALVVGRLGSRLRHRGLASFGDYFKILQDPSEKAELQTAIDLMTTNETSFFREPEHFRILADHIRALRPVPFPFKVWSAASSSGEEAYTIAMVLSDLLGTADWQVLGTDISTRVLERARTGLYPIERSAGIPKDLLHASCLKGTGKQEGMFLVNRNLRQRVTFTQANLIQPLPRLGPFDVAFLRNVLIYFEPPQKKLVVDAVAAQVKPGGLLIVGHSESLTGLDHNLTPLRPTVYRVP; from the coding sequence GTGACCCTGCGCCCTCCTCCTTCCGGGCTTCCGCTGGCTGCGGGTTCTCCAGCGATCTCGGACCAGGAGTTCGGCCGCATCCGGACCCTGGTCAAGCAGCTTACCGGCATCAACCTTTCGGACCAGAAGAAGGCCCTCGTGGTGGGCCGCCTCGGCAGCCGCCTCCGGCACCGCGGCCTGGCCTCCTTCGGGGACTACTTCAAGATCCTCCAGGACCCCTCCGAGAAGGCCGAGCTCCAGACGGCCATCGACCTGATGACCACCAACGAGACCAGCTTCTTCCGCGAGCCCGAGCACTTCCGCATCCTGGCCGACCACATCCGCGCCCTGCGCCCCGTGCCCTTCCCGTTCAAGGTCTGGAGCGCGGCGAGCTCGAGCGGGGAGGAGGCCTACACCATCGCCATGGTGCTGTCCGACCTCCTGGGCACCGCCGACTGGCAGGTGCTGGGCACCGACATCAGCACGCGCGTCCTGGAGCGGGCCCGCACCGGCCTCTACCCCATCGAGCGCAGCGCCGGCATCCCCAAGGACCTGCTCCACGCCAGCTGCCTCAAGGGCACCGGAAAACAGGAGGGAATGTTTCTCGTCAACCGGAATCTAAGACAGCGGGTGACCTTCACCCAGGCCAACCTCATCCAGCCCCTGCCAAGGCTGGGCCCCTTCGACGTCGCCTTCCTGCGCAACGTCCTCATCTACTTCGAGCCGCCCCAGAAGAAGCTCGTGGTGGACGCCGTGGCCGCGCAGGTCAAGCCGGGGGGCCTGCTCATCGTCGGCCACTCCGAGAGCCTGACCGGGCTCGATCACAACCTCACCCCCCTTCGCCCGACGGTGTATCGTGTCCCCTGA
- a CDS encoding chemotaxis protein CheW, whose protein sequence is MAEAMQVNKRTRGGVERAQVEKKDQFLAFVLGGENFAMDIRSIKEVIQYGALTEVPLMPDFIRGVINLRGAVVPVIDLSVRFGRPATEVARRTCVVILEVEQEGDIVELGVIVDHVSEVLEIGASDIEPAPSFGSTLRSDFLAGVGKVGGKFVILLDVNHVLSIDEMAALASGGSRTEAS, encoded by the coding sequence ATGGCCGAAGCGATGCAGGTCAACAAACGCACCCGGGGCGGCGTCGAGCGGGCCCAGGTGGAGAAGAAGGACCAGTTCCTGGCCTTCGTGCTGGGCGGCGAGAACTTCGCCATGGACATCCGGTCCATCAAGGAGGTGATCCAGTACGGGGCCCTCACCGAGGTGCCCCTCATGCCGGACTTCATCCGGGGCGTGATCAACCTGCGCGGGGCGGTGGTGCCGGTGATCGACCTCTCGGTCCGGTTCGGCCGGCCCGCCACGGAAGTGGCGCGGCGCACCTGCGTGGTGATCCTCGAGGTGGAGCAGGAGGGGGACATCGTGGAGCTGGGGGTCATCGTGGACCACGTGAGCGAGGTCCTGGAGATCGGCGCCTCCGACATCGAGCCGGCCCCGTCCTTCGGCAGCACCCTGAGGAGCGACTTCCTGGCCGGGGTGGGCAAGGTGGGCGGGAAGTTCGTCATCCTGCTGGACGTCAACCACGTCCTCTCCATCGACGAGATGGCGGCCCTGGCCTCGGGCGGTTCCAGGACGGAAGCCTCGTGA
- a CDS encoding chemotaxis response regulator protein-glutamate methylesterase, translated as MSPEPIKVLIIDDSAVVRQALSEILGKDRGIKVIGQAMDPLFAMEKMKKEWPDVILLDVEMPRMDGITFLRKIMAERPTPVIICSSLTAKGAETTMQALAAGAFTIFTKPTLGVKNFLEDSSGDLVMAVRAAAGARVSRVLKPVPPKANADIVLPPGGEAMVVTTDRFTAIGTSTGGTQALEFVLASLPRTCPGIVVVQHMPEKFTAAFAARLNSICEIEVREAKTGDRVLAGRALIAPGGKHLVVRRSGAQYVAEVVSAPPVNRHCPSVDVLFRSVAKYAGRNALGVIMTGMGDDGARGLLEMKQAGAHTLAQDEESCVVFGMPKEAIKLGAADKVVPLSMIPELIAR; from the coding sequence GTGTCCCCTGAACCCATCAAAGTCCTGATCATCGACGATTCCGCGGTGGTGCGGCAGGCCCTCTCGGAGATCCTCGGGAAGGACCGCGGGATCAAGGTCATCGGCCAGGCCATGGACCCGCTGTTCGCCATGGAGAAGATGAAGAAGGAGTGGCCGGACGTCATCCTGCTGGACGTGGAGATGCCGCGCATGGACGGCATCACCTTCCTGCGCAAGATCATGGCCGAGCGCCCCACGCCCGTCATCATCTGCTCGTCCCTGACGGCCAAGGGCGCCGAGACCACCATGCAGGCCCTGGCCGCCGGCGCCTTCACGATCTTCACCAAGCCCACGCTCGGCGTTAAGAACTTCCTGGAGGACAGCTCCGGCGATCTGGTCATGGCGGTGCGGGCCGCCGCCGGCGCCCGGGTCAGCCGGGTGCTCAAGCCCGTCCCGCCCAAGGCCAACGCGGACATCGTGCTTCCGCCGGGAGGCGAGGCCATGGTGGTCACCACCGACCGGTTCACCGCCATCGGGACCTCCACCGGGGGGACCCAGGCGCTGGAGTTCGTCCTGGCCTCCCTGCCCCGCACCTGCCCGGGCATCGTGGTGGTCCAGCACATGCCCGAGAAGTTCACGGCCGCCTTCGCGGCCCGGCTCAACAGCATCTGCGAGATCGAGGTGCGGGAGGCGAAGACCGGCGACCGCGTCCTGGCCGGGCGGGCCCTCATCGCCCCCGGCGGCAAGCACCTCGTGGTGCGCCGGAGCGGCGCCCAGTACGTGGCCGAGGTGGTCAGCGCGCCCCCCGTGAACCGGCACTGCCCCTCCGTGGACGTGCTCTTCCGGTCCGTGGCCAAGTACGCGGGGAGGAACGCCCTGGGGGTCATCATGACCGGCATGGGCGACGACGGCGCCCGGGGCCTCCTGGAGATGAAGCAGGCCGGGGCCCACACCCTGGCCCAGGACGAGGAGAGCTGCGTGGTCTTCGGCATGCCCAAGGAGGCCATCAAGCTGGGCGCCGCCGACAAGGTCGTCCCCCTGTCCATGATTCCCGAACTGATCGCCCGCTGA
- a CDS encoding hybrid sensor histidine kinase/response regulator, with amino-acid sequence MEPTDTILVIDDDAGLRVALRAFLGGIGLRVLDAPDGALGLEVALRERPGLVLLDLSMPGMNGFDVCRELLAQSGDGPPTVIVMSGLLGTTQRVRAFHAGAVDCLAKPVQYEELEVRVKTHLAIRRRTQELKESRDSLGKALHDASAMNRNLLALNEKLQHSEEVKTRFLALMRNEINNPLGSIMALSDSIADPALPPGKARELALLVKDEAFHLDCQIRNVFAAAEVEAGEASPFISRVDVGSVVRDVAASFEPKARERGLGVAISLQGLEADWHTDADMLHHILANLVSNAVQHGGGALEVRAEVTEAGLVLEVQDGGPGMSGEGLKAIFEPFRNKGGSFKVARGQGLGLVVVRALVDILDGRFHVDSEPGRGSLFRVVLPRALSLADPEARAQDDNILIFDEPQAF; translated from the coding sequence ATGGAGCCCACGGATACCATCCTGGTCATCGACGACGACGCGGGCCTGCGGGTCGCCCTGCGGGCCTTCCTGGGAGGCATCGGCCTTCGGGTGCTGGACGCCCCCGACGGCGCCCTGGGCCTGGAGGTGGCCCTCCGGGAAAGACCCGGCCTGGTCCTCCTGGACCTGTCCATGCCCGGCATGAACGGCTTCGACGTCTGCCGGGAACTCCTGGCCCAGTCCGGGGACGGGCCTCCCACCGTGATCGTCATGAGCGGCCTCCTGGGCACCACCCAGCGGGTGCGGGCGTTCCACGCCGGCGCCGTGGACTGCCTGGCCAAGCCCGTCCAGTACGAGGAGCTGGAAGTCCGGGTGAAGACCCATCTCGCCATCCGCCGGAGGACGCAGGAGCTCAAGGAGAGCCGCGACAGCCTGGGCAAGGCCCTCCACGACGCCAGCGCCATGAACCGGAACCTCCTGGCCCTCAACGAGAAGCTCCAGCACTCCGAGGAGGTCAAGACCCGCTTCCTGGCCCTCATGCGCAACGAGATCAACAACCCCCTCGGCAGCATCATGGCCCTTTCCGACAGCATCGCCGACCCGGCCCTGCCCCCCGGCAAGGCCCGGGAGCTGGCGCTCCTGGTCAAGGACGAGGCGTTCCACCTGGACTGCCAGATCCGCAACGTCTTCGCCGCCGCGGAAGTGGAGGCCGGCGAGGCCAGCCCCTTCATCTCGAGGGTGGACGTGGGCTCCGTGGTGCGGGACGTGGCGGCCTCCTTCGAGCCCAAGGCCCGGGAAAGGGGGCTCGGCGTGGCCATCAGCCTCCAGGGCCTGGAGGCGGACTGGCACACCGACGCGGACATGCTCCACCACATCCTCGCCAACCTCGTCTCCAACGCCGTGCAGCACGGGGGGGGCGCCCTCGAGGTGCGCGCCGAGGTGACGGAGGCCGGCCTGGTCCTGGAAGTCCAGGACGGCGGTCCGGGCATGTCCGGGGAGGGCCTGAAGGCGATCTTCGAGCCCTTCCGGAACAAGGGGGGATCCTTCAAGGTGGCCCGGGGCCAGGGCCTGGGCCTGGTCGTGGTGCGGGCCCTGGTGGACATCCTGGACGGACGGTTCCACGTCGACAGCGAACCCGGCCGGGGCAGCCTCTTCCGCGTCGTCCTGCCCAGGGCCCTGTCCCTGGCGGACCCGGAAGCCCGTGCCCAGGACGACAACATCCTGATCTTCGACGAGCCGCAAGCGTTCTGA